A stretch of the Mycobacterium shigaense genome encodes the following:
- a CDS encoding MMPL family transporter, whose amino-acid sequence MLQRIARLAIAAPRRILAVGALVFVAAAVFGIPVAKSLAPGGFQDPQSESARAISVLTDKFGQSGQQMLILVTSPQGAVGDQARAVGTDLVRQLQHSPLVYNASSPWTRPVPLAPGASDDLMSKDGKSGLIVVNLKGGENNAQNNAATLADQFVHDRDGVTVRAGGSAMEYAQINTQNQADLVVMEMIALPLSFLVLIWVFGGLLAAALPMTLGALAVVGSMSVLRLFTFTTEVSIFALNLSTALSLALAIDYTLLIVSRYRDELAEGIDREQALIRTMATSGRTVLFSAITVALSMSATALFPMYFLKSFAYAGVATVAFVALASIVLTPATIALLGPRLDALNVRRLGRRLWGSADGKVEPAHEAVEQLFWYQSSKFVMRHWLPTGLAVVTLLVLLGLPFVSVKWGFPDDRVLPRSASAHQVGDQLRDNFAHDFATSVPVVVPDAGGVGPADLERYAADLSRVPDVSAVSAPGGTFVAGNQVGPPAAATGLADGSAFLTVGSTAPLFSQPSGTQLKRLHAVAGPAGRTVEMAGVAQVNRDSVDAVTDRLPTVLGVMAAVTFVLLFLLTGSVVLPVKALMCNVLSLTAAFGALVWIFQDGHLGALGTTPSGTLVANMPVLLFSIAFGLSMDYEVFLLARIREYWLRYRPANSTARQAHAANDDAVAHGVARTGRVITAAALVMSMSFAALIAAHVSFMRMFGLGLTLAVAADATLVRMVLVPAFMHVMGRWNWWAPKPLVWVHERFGIDEGGPAGDVEPVGPAGVARQRDDNEPIGEPVPQIG is encoded by the coding sequence TTGTTGCAACGAATCGCTCGACTGGCCATCGCTGCACCGCGCCGAATCCTCGCGGTCGGCGCGCTGGTCTTCGTCGCCGCCGCCGTGTTCGGCATCCCCGTCGCCAAGAGCCTGGCCCCGGGCGGCTTCCAAGACCCTCAGTCCGAATCCGCGCGTGCCATCTCGGTGTTGACCGACAAGTTCGGCCAGAGCGGCCAGCAAATGCTGATCCTGGTGACTTCGCCGCAGGGCGCCGTCGGCGACCAGGCCCGCGCCGTGGGTACCGACCTCGTCCGGCAATTGCAGCACTCGCCGTTGGTGTACAACGCCTCCTCGCCGTGGACCCGGCCGGTTCCGCTCGCCCCGGGAGCCTCGGACGACCTGATGAGCAAGGACGGCAAGTCGGGGTTAATCGTGGTCAATCTCAAGGGCGGCGAAAACAACGCGCAGAACAACGCCGCAACCCTGGCGGACCAATTCGTGCACGACCGCGACGGCGTCACGGTTCGGGCCGGCGGCTCGGCGATGGAGTACGCCCAGATCAACACCCAGAACCAGGCCGACCTGGTGGTCATGGAGATGATCGCGCTGCCGCTGAGCTTCCTGGTGCTGATCTGGGTGTTTGGCGGCCTGCTGGCCGCCGCGCTACCGATGACGCTCGGCGCGCTGGCGGTCGTGGGTTCCATGTCGGTGCTGCGGCTGTTCACGTTCACCACCGAGGTGTCGATCTTCGCGCTCAACCTGAGCACCGCGCTGAGCCTCGCGCTGGCTATCGACTACACGCTGCTGATCGTCAGCCGCTATCGCGACGAACTGGCCGAGGGCATCGACCGGGAACAGGCCCTGATCCGGACCATGGCGACCTCCGGTCGCACCGTGCTGTTCTCCGCGATCACCGTCGCGCTGTCGATGTCGGCGACGGCACTGTTCCCCATGTATTTTCTCAAGTCGTTCGCCTACGCCGGTGTGGCCACGGTGGCCTTCGTCGCGCTGGCGTCCATCGTGCTCACCCCCGCCACCATCGCGCTGCTCGGTCCCCGCCTGGACGCACTGAACGTGCGCCGGCTGGGCCGGCGGCTGTGGGGCTCGGCGGATGGGAAAGTCGAGCCGGCGCACGAGGCCGTCGAGCAGCTGTTCTGGTACCAGTCGAGCAAGTTCGTGATGCGGCACTGGCTGCCGACCGGCCTGGCCGTGGTCACGCTGCTCGTGCTGCTCGGCCTTCCGTTCGTCTCCGTCAAGTGGGGCTTCCCCGACGATCGGGTACTGCCGCGGTCGGCCTCCGCGCATCAGGTCGGTGACCAGTTGCGCGACAACTTCGCCCACGACTTCGCGACCTCGGTGCCCGTCGTCGTGCCCGACGCCGGCGGGGTCGGCCCCGCCGATCTCGAGAGGTACGCGGCCGACCTGTCCCGGGTCCCCGACGTGTCGGCGGTCTCGGCGCCGGGCGGGACGTTCGTGGCGGGCAACCAGGTGGGACCCCCGGCGGCGGCCACGGGCTTGGCTGACGGCAGCGCCTTCCTGACCGTGGGCAGCACCGCGCCGCTGTTCTCGCAGCCCTCCGGTACGCAGCTGAAGCGGTTGCATGCGGTGGCGGGCCCGGCCGGCCGAACCGTCGAGATGGCCGGTGTCGCCCAGGTCAACCGGGACAGCGTCGACGCCGTCACCGACCGGCTGCCGACCGTGCTGGGCGTGATGGCCGCGGTGACCTTCGTGCTGCTGTTCCTGCTCACCGGCAGCGTCGTGCTGCCCGTCAAGGCCCTGATGTGCAACGTCTTGTCGTTGACCGCCGCGTTCGGCGCGCTGGTGTGGATCTTTCAGGACGGCCACCTCGGCGCGCTGGGCACCACGCCGAGCGGCACTCTGGTGGCCAACATGCCGGTGCTGTTGTTCTCCATCGCGTTCGGGTTGTCCATGGATTACGAGGTCTTCCTGCTCGCCCGGATCCGGGAGTACTGGCTGCGGTACCGGCCGGCGAACTCGACCGCGAGGCAAGCGCACGCCGCCAACGACGATGCGGTCGCGCACGGCGTCGCGCGCACCGGCCGGGTGATCACCGCGGCGGCGCTGGTGATGTCGATGTCGTTCGCCGCGCTCATTGCCGCGCACGTGTCGTTCATGCGGATGTTCGGCCTCGGCCTGACGCTGGCCGTCGCCGCGGACGCCACGCTGGTGCGGATGGTGCTGGTGCCGGCGTTCATGCACGTGATGGGCCGGTGGAACTGGTGGGCGCCCAAGCCGCTGGTGTGGGTGCACGAGCGGTTCGGCATCGACGAGGGCGGCCCCGCCGGCGACGTCGAGCCCGTCGGGCCTGCCGGGGTTGCGCGGCAGCGCGATGACAACGAACCGATCGGGGAGCCGGTACCGCAGATCGGCTGA
- a CDS encoding 3-hydroxyacyl-CoA dehydrogenase yields the protein MEIKDAVAVVTGGASGLGLATTKRLLDRGAQVVVIDLRGEDAVRELGDRARFVEADVTDEAAVGKALDAAEAMGPLRINVNCAGIGNAIKTLSKDGPFPLDAFKKVVGVNLIGTFNVLRLAAERIAKTEPLGEERGVIINTASVAAFDGQIGQAAYSASKGGVVGMTLPIARDLSRELIRVVTIAPGLFKTPLLGSLPEEAQKSLGKQVPHPARLGDPDEYGALAVHIVENPMLNGEVIRLDGAIRMAPR from the coding sequence ATGGAGATCAAGGACGCCGTAGCCGTCGTCACCGGGGGAGCGTCGGGCCTGGGCCTGGCCACCACCAAGCGACTGCTCGACCGCGGCGCGCAGGTGGTCGTGATCGACCTGCGCGGCGAGGACGCGGTCCGCGAGCTGGGGGATCGGGCGCGCTTCGTCGAGGCCGACGTCACCGATGAGGCCGCGGTCGGCAAGGCGCTGGACGCCGCGGAGGCGATGGGCCCGCTGCGCATCAACGTCAACTGCGCGGGCATCGGCAACGCCATCAAGACGCTGTCCAAGGACGGCCCCTTCCCGCTGGACGCGTTCAAGAAAGTGGTCGGGGTCAACCTGATCGGCACCTTCAACGTGCTGCGACTGGCCGCCGAGCGCATCGCCAAGACTGAACCCCTCGGTGAGGAGCGCGGGGTCATCATCAACACCGCTTCGGTCGCCGCGTTCGATGGCCAGATCGGCCAGGCCGCCTACTCGGCGTCCAAGGGCGGCGTGGTCGGCATGACGCTGCCGATCGCCCGCGACCTGTCCCGCGAGCTGATCCGAGTGGTGACCATCGCGCCGGGGTTGTTCAAGACGCCGCTGCTGGGCTCGCTGCCCGAGGAGGCGCAGAAGTCGCTGGGCAAGCAGGTGCCGCACCCGGCCCGCTTGGGCGACCCCGACGAGTACGGCGCGCTGGCCGTGCACATCGTCGAAAACCCGATGCTCAACGGCGAGGTCATCCGCCTCGACGGTGCGATCCGCATGGCGCCCCGCTGA
- a CDS encoding CaiB/BaiF CoA transferase family protein, translating into MAGPLKGLRVVELAGIGPGPHAAMILGDLGADVVRIDRPSVNPVAAVRDNTNRNRRIVAADLKSDEGRQLVLDLIAKADVLIEGYRPGVTERLGLGPEDCAKLNERLVYARMTGWGQTGPRNQQAGHDINYISLNGILHSIGRVNERPVPPLNLAGDFGGGSMFLLVGILAALWERQTSGKGQVVDAAMVDGSSVLAQMIWQFRSSGMWTDERGTNMLDSGAPYYDTYECSDGRYVAVGAIEPQFYAAMLAGLGLEGADLPAQNDADRWPELRAALTEAFGAHDRDHWAKVFAQSDACVTPVLAFGEVQTEPHNTERDTFYEVDGNLQPRPAPRFSRTANDLPRPAVSVPDGRDVLEGWV; encoded by the coding sequence ATGGCAGGACCGCTCAAGGGACTACGGGTAGTGGAGCTGGCCGGCATCGGCCCGGGACCGCATGCGGCGATGATCCTCGGTGATTTGGGCGCCGACGTGGTGCGCATCGATCGGCCGTCGGTGAATCCGGTTGCCGCCGTGCGGGACAACACGAACCGCAACCGGCGCATCGTGGCCGCCGACCTGAAATCCGACGAGGGCCGGCAGCTGGTGCTCGACCTGATCGCCAAGGCCGACGTCCTGATCGAGGGCTACCGTCCCGGCGTCACCGAGCGCTTGGGGCTGGGCCCCGAGGATTGCGCCAAGCTCAACGAACGTCTGGTCTACGCCCGGATGACCGGCTGGGGCCAGACCGGGCCGCGCAACCAGCAAGCCGGCCACGACATCAACTACATCTCGCTGAACGGCATCCTGCACTCCATCGGCCGGGTGAACGAGCGACCGGTGCCGCCGCTGAACCTGGCCGGCGACTTCGGTGGCGGCTCGATGTTCCTGCTCGTCGGTATCCTCGCCGCGCTGTGGGAGCGCCAGACCTCCGGCAAGGGGCAGGTGGTGGACGCCGCCATGGTCGACGGCTCCAGCGTGCTGGCGCAGATGATATGGCAGTTCCGGTCCTCGGGGATGTGGACCGACGAGCGCGGCACCAACATGCTCGATTCCGGCGCGCCCTACTACGACACCTACGAGTGCTCCGACGGGCGCTACGTCGCGGTGGGCGCCATCGAGCCGCAGTTCTACGCGGCGATGCTGGCCGGCCTCGGTCTCGAGGGCGCCGACCTGCCCGCCCAGAACGACGCCGACCGCTGGCCCGAGCTGCGGGCGGCCCTGACCGAGGCCTTCGGCGCCCACGATCGCGACCACTGGGCCAAGGTGTTCGCCCAGTCTGACGCCTGCGTGACCCCCGTGCTGGCGTTCGGCGAGGTGCAGACCGAGCCGCACAACACCGAGCGGGACACCTTCTACGAAGTAGACGGCAACCTGCAGCCGCGGCCCGCGCCGCGGTTCTCCCGCACCGCCAACGACCTGCCCCGCCCGGCGGTGTCGGTGCCCGACGGCCGGGACGTGCTCGAGGGCTGGGTATAG
- a CDS encoding enoyl-CoA hydratase, with protein sequence MPESAIAALAPVAGLDVTLSGGVLSVTINRPDSLNSLTTPVISGLADTMERAADDPAVKVVRLGGAGRGFCSGAGISADDMSGGGGVPDDIIIEVNRLIRAITALPHPVVAVVQGPAAGVGVSLALACDIVLASEKAFFMLAFTKIGLMPDGGASALIAAAIGRIRAMRMALLAERLPAAEALAAGLVTAVYPADDFDAGVAEAISTLLAGPVVAFAKTKDAINAATLTELDATLEREYRGQSILLRSHDLREGTTAFQQRRTPQFTDQLQA encoded by the coding sequence ATGCCGGAATCCGCCATCGCCGCCCTCGCTCCCGTCGCAGGCCTCGACGTCACCCTGTCCGGGGGCGTGCTGTCGGTCACCATCAACCGCCCCGACAGCCTCAACTCCCTGACCACTCCCGTGATCAGCGGGCTTGCCGACACCATGGAACGCGCGGCCGACGACCCGGCGGTCAAGGTGGTGCGCCTCGGTGGCGCTGGGCGCGGCTTCTGCTCCGGAGCGGGCATCAGCGCCGACGACATGTCCGGCGGTGGCGGAGTCCCGGACGACATCATCATCGAAGTCAACCGACTGATCCGAGCCATCACCGCGCTGCCGCATCCGGTGGTCGCCGTCGTTCAGGGACCTGCGGCGGGCGTCGGTGTTTCCCTCGCCCTGGCCTGCGACATCGTCTTGGCTTCGGAGAAGGCGTTTTTCATGCTCGCCTTCACCAAGATCGGGTTGATGCCCGACGGCGGCGCGTCGGCACTGATCGCGGCCGCGATCGGGCGGATCCGCGCGATGCGCATGGCGCTGCTGGCCGAGCGGCTGCCGGCGGCCGAGGCGCTGGCGGCGGGCCTGGTCACCGCCGTCTATCCGGCCGACGACTTCGACGCCGGAGTCGCCGAGGCGATTTCGACGCTGCTCGCCGGTCCCGTGGTCGCCTTCGCCAAAACCAAGGACGCGATCAATGCGGCCACGCTGACCGAGCTGGATGCCACCCTGGAGCGGGAGTACCGCGGGCAGTCGATCCTGCTGCGGTCGCACGACTTAAGGGAGGGCACAACGGCATTCCAGCAGCGCCGCACCCCGCAGTTCACCGACCAACTGCAGGCTTAA
- a CDS encoding CPBP family intramembrane glutamic endopeptidase → MSQPAVPYRASLYSELRRAITNVAVPQNESPVVVRRRRVVVAITLVIGAAVLGFSLRRTPGESSFYWLTLALAGVWLAGAFASRPLHLGGINWRGRNQRPVISGLTVGLVLGAIFLAGGLIVREIPAVAALIVRVLQYESRGTLLFVVAITLINGIAEEMFFRGAVYTALGRRRPVLISTILYTLATMASGNPMLSFAAVVLGLVCALERRASGGVLAPVLTHFVWGLIMVLALPPLFGV, encoded by the coding sequence ATGAGCCAGCCCGCGGTCCCGTATCGCGCCAGCTTGTACTCCGAGCTGCGCCGCGCGATCACCAATGTTGCTGTGCCACAAAATGAATCGCCCGTGGTCGTGCGCCGCCGCCGCGTCGTCGTCGCCATCACGCTGGTGATCGGCGCTGCGGTGCTGGGGTTTTCGCTACGGCGCACGCCCGGCGAATCGAGTTTCTACTGGCTGACCCTGGCGCTGGCGGGGGTGTGGTTGGCGGGGGCGTTCGCGTCCCGACCGCTGCATTTGGGCGGCATCAATTGGCGGGGCCGCAATCAGCGCCCGGTCATCTCCGGGCTGACGGTCGGTCTGGTGCTCGGCGCGATCTTCTTGGCCGGCGGCCTGATCGTCAGGGAGATCCCGGCGGTCGCGGCGTTGATCGTGCGGGTGCTGCAATACGAAAGCCGCGGAACGCTGCTGTTCGTCGTGGCGATCACGCTGATCAACGGGATCGCCGAGGAGATGTTCTTCCGCGGCGCGGTCTACACCGCGCTGGGCCGGCGGCGCCCGGTGCTGATTTCGACGATCCTCTACACCCTGGCGACGATGGCCAGTGGCAACCCGATGCTCAGCTTCGCCGCCGTGGTGCTGGGTTTGGTCTGCGCGCTGGAGCGACGCGCGAGCGGCGGGGTGCTGGCGCCGGTGCTGACCCACTTCGTGTGGGGGCTGATCATGGTGCTCGCCTTGCCGCCGCTGTTCGGCGTCTGA
- a CDS encoding NAD(P)H-binding protein — protein sequence MRILVTGATGYVGSRLVTALLAAQHEVVAATRNPERLKSFGWFDQVAPVRLDASDAESAQAALADVTAAGDPIDVVYYLVHAIGQHDFRDADNAAAANVAAAARDAGVGRIVYLGGFVPGDETLSEHLASRAEVARALTVEGGPELVWLGAAIILGAGSTSFEMLRYVADRFPVIPTPPRLDNPIDPISIRDVLHYLVAAADPDRVPAGAYDISGPETTSYRRLLKTYARVAGRWQLSFRVPGFQTAVTARLLALTLPVPYGLAGDLVDSLDHPMVASVSNLRDRVPDPPGGLLGVEDAIALALAGQARPPRPVNALADPHDLADTDPEWAGGDALRARRFARMLGGGRRTGRSPLIALTLQALSA from the coding sequence ATGCGAATCTTGGTCACCGGCGCCACCGGATATGTCGGATCGCGGCTGGTCACGGCCCTGTTAGCGGCCCAGCACGAGGTGGTTGCGGCCACCCGAAACCCGGAGCGCCTCAAAAGCTTCGGCTGGTTCGACCAGGTCGCGCCGGTGCGCCTGGACGCCTCCGATGCGGAGTCGGCGCAGGCGGCCTTGGCCGATGTGACGGCGGCCGGGGACCCGATCGACGTGGTGTATTACCTCGTGCACGCCATCGGCCAGCATGACTTCCGCGACGCCGACAACGCCGCCGCGGCCAACGTCGCGGCCGCGGCCCGCGACGCCGGCGTCGGCCGGATCGTCTACCTGGGCGGTTTCGTGCCGGGCGACGAGACGCTGTCCGAGCACCTGGCCAGCCGGGCCGAAGTCGCCCGGGCCCTGACCGTCGAGGGCGGCCCCGAGCTGGTGTGGCTGGGCGCGGCGATCATTCTCGGCGCCGGCTCGACCTCGTTCGAAATGTTGCGCTACGTGGCGGACCGGTTCCCGGTGATCCCGACGCCGCCGCGATTGGACAACCCCATCGACCCCATCTCGATCCGCGACGTGCTGCACTATCTGGTCGCGGCGGCCGACCCCGACCGGGTGCCCGCGGGCGCCTACGACATCTCCGGCCCCGAAACCACCTCGTACCGGCGGCTGCTGAAAACGTATGCGCGAGTGGCCGGCAGGTGGCAGCTCAGTTTCCGGGTGCCCGGGTTCCAGACAGCGGTGACCGCGCGGCTGCTGGCCCTGACGCTGCCGGTGCCCTACGGCCTGGCCGGAGACCTGGTCGACTCGCTGGATCACCCGATGGTGGCGTCGGTCAGCAATCTGCGCGACCGGGTGCCCGATCCCCCCGGGGGGTTGCTCGGCGTCGAGGACGCCATCGCGCTGGCACTGGCGGGGCAGGCGCGCCCGCCGCGGCCGGTCAATGCGCTGGCCGATCCGCACGACCTCGCCGACACCGACCCGGAGTGGGCCGGCGGTGACGCGCTGCGGGCGCGGCGGTTCGCCCGGATGCTCGGCGGCGGGCGGCGCACCGGCCGCAGCCCCCTGATCGCGCTGACCCTCCAGGCGCTGTCCGCATGA
- a CDS encoding isoprenylcysteine carboxyl methyltransferase family protein — protein sequence MYYLLILAVGIERVVELVLSNRNAQWSFAQGAKEFGRPHYVVMVIIHTALLVGCVVEPWALHRPFLPWLGWPMLAVAAASQVLRWWCIATLGRRWNTRVIVLPAEPLVHAGPYRWLHHPNYVAVVAEGIALPLIHTAWLTAVVFTLANAILLSVRIRVENSALGYT from the coding sequence ATGTACTACCTGCTGATCCTCGCGGTCGGGATCGAACGCGTCGTGGAGCTGGTGCTGTCCAATCGCAATGCGCAGTGGTCATTTGCGCAGGGCGCCAAGGAGTTTGGCCGACCGCACTACGTGGTGATGGTGATCATCCACACCGCGCTGCTGGTCGGCTGCGTGGTCGAGCCGTGGGCGCTGCACCGCCCGTTCCTACCCTGGCTGGGCTGGCCGATGTTGGCGGTGGCGGCCGCCAGCCAGGTCCTGCGCTGGTGGTGCATCGCGACGCTGGGGCGCCGGTGGAACACCCGGGTCATCGTTCTGCCGGCCGAGCCACTGGTGCACGCCGGCCCCTACCGGTGGCTGCACCACCCGAACTATGTTGCAGTCGTGGCTGAGGGGATCGCGCTGCCGCTGATACACACCGCGTGGCTGACCGCGGTGGTCTTCACGCTGGCCAACGCGATCCTGCTCAGCGTACGCATCCGGGTCGAAAACTCGGCGCTGGGTTACACATGA
- a CDS encoding NAD(P)/FAD-dependent oxidoreductase: MSYDTDLLIVGGGPGGLATALHARRLGLSVIVAEPRESPIDKACGEGLMPGGLAELASLGVDPAGMPFHGIAYLDESRRAEARFRGDPGRGVRRTTLHAALAARAKEQDTEWIRTRVGTVEQDAHGVTAAGVRAKWLVGADGLHSAVRRAVGIEATAGTPRRYGVRWHFQVPAWSEFVEVYWSRWGEAYVTPVEPDLVGVAILSPGQPDLAWFPRLARQLAGAERGAARGCGPLRQVVSRRVAGRVLLVGDAAGYEDALTGEGISLAVKQARAAVDAIAAGAPETYEAAWHRATRNYRLLTRALVLASTPGPVRRAIVPAGRLLPSAFRYGVNILAH; this comes from the coding sequence ATGAGCTACGACACCGACCTGTTGATCGTCGGCGGCGGCCCGGGCGGACTCGCCACGGCATTGCACGCTAGGCGGCTCGGGCTTTCGGTCATCGTGGCCGAGCCGCGGGAGAGCCCCATCGACAAGGCGTGCGGCGAGGGCCTGATGCCTGGGGGGCTGGCCGAGCTCGCCTCGCTGGGCGTGGATCCGGCCGGGATGCCGTTTCACGGGATCGCGTATCTGGACGAAAGCCGCCGCGCCGAGGCACGGTTTCGCGGCGACCCCGGCCGCGGCGTCCGGCGCACCACCCTGCATGCCGCACTGGCCGCCCGGGCCAAAGAGCAAGACACCGAATGGATCCGGACGCGGGTCGGCACGGTCGAGCAGGACGCGCATGGGGTGACCGCCGCCGGCGTGCGCGCGAAGTGGTTGGTGGGGGCTGACGGACTGCACTCGGCGGTCCGACGCGCCGTCGGCATCGAGGCCACCGCCGGGACACCGCGGCGCTACGGCGTGCGCTGGCATTTCCAGGTGCCGGCGTGGTCGGAGTTCGTCGAGGTGTACTGGTCGCGATGGGGCGAGGCGTATGTGACGCCCGTGGAACCGGATCTGGTCGGTGTCGCCATCTTGTCACCCGGACAGCCCGACCTGGCCTGGTTCCCGCGGCTGGCCCGGCAACTGGCGGGCGCCGAACGCGGGGCCGCGCGCGGCTGCGGCCCGCTGCGGCAGGTGGTCTCGCGGCGGGTCGCCGGCCGGGTGCTGCTGGTGGGCGACGCCGCCGGCTACGAGGATGCGCTGACCGGTGAGGGCATCAGCCTCGCCGTCAAACAAGCCCGCGCGGCGGTCGACGCCATCGCCGCGGGCGCGCCCGAGACCTACGAGGCGGCCTGGCACCGGGCCACCCGGAATTACCGGCTACTCACCCGCGCACTGGTGCTGGCCAGCACGCCTGGCCCGGTACGGCGGGCGATCGTCCCGGCCGGCCGGCTGCTGCCCTCCGCGTTCCGCTACGGGGTCAACATCCTGGCCCATTAG
- a CDS encoding crotonase/enoyl-CoA hydratase family protein — protein MTEPAEQPAVLVERAGNVSIITINRPEARNAINAAVSIGVGEALDQAQHDPEVRAVVITGAGDKSFCAGADLKAIARRENIYHPDHPEWGFAGYVQHFVDKPTIAAVNGTALGGGTELALASDLVVAHERAKFGLPEVKRGLVAAAGGVFRIVNQLPRKVAMELLMTGEPLTAHDAWEWGLINQVVTDGSVLDAALALAARITVNAPLSVQASKRIACGADDGVVTDEVAGWERTQNEMRTLIRSEDAKEGPIAFAEKREPVWKAR, from the coding sequence GTGACGGAACCCGCCGAGCAGCCGGCGGTGCTCGTGGAGCGCGCCGGCAACGTCTCGATCATCACGATCAACCGTCCCGAGGCGCGCAACGCGATCAACGCCGCCGTCAGCATCGGGGTGGGGGAGGCGCTCGACCAAGCGCAGCACGACCCCGAGGTGCGGGCCGTGGTGATCACTGGCGCGGGCGACAAATCGTTCTGTGCCGGAGCCGATCTCAAGGCAATCGCCCGCCGCGAGAACATCTATCACCCCGACCATCCGGAATGGGGGTTCGCCGGCTACGTCCAGCACTTCGTCGACAAGCCCACTATCGCCGCGGTCAACGGCACCGCCCTGGGCGGCGGCACCGAGCTGGCGCTGGCCAGCGACCTGGTGGTGGCGCACGAGCGCGCCAAGTTCGGCCTGCCCGAGGTCAAACGCGGGTTGGTCGCCGCCGCCGGCGGGGTCTTCCGGATCGTCAACCAGCTGCCCCGCAAGGTGGCGATGGAACTGCTGATGACCGGCGAACCGCTGACCGCCCACGACGCCTGGGAGTGGGGCCTGATCAACCAGGTCGTCACCGACGGCTCGGTGCTGGACGCCGCGCTGGCCCTGGCGGCGCGGATCACCGTCAACGCGCCGCTGTCGGTGCAGGCCAGCAAGCGTATCGCCTGCGGCGCCGACGACGGTGTCGTCACCGACGAGGTCGCGGGCTGGGAGCGCACGCAAAACGAGATGCGCACCCTGATCCGATCCGAGGACGCCAAGGAAGGCCCGATTGCGTTCGCGGAGAAGCGGGAACCGGTCTGGAAGGCCCGCTAA
- a CDS encoding thiolase family protein, translated as MAEAVIVEAVRSPVGKRNGGLSGVHPAELSAQVLNGLVSRAGVDPEIVDDVIWGCVMQAGEQALDIGRTALLTAGWPETVPGVTVDRQCGSSQQSIHFAAAGVVAGHYDVVVAGGVESMSRTPMGASLANGGRPYPDAFLDRYDRQVPNQGVGAEMVAEQWGFDRTTLDQFSLDSHEKAAAAQDSGAFDDQIVGIKDADGNVVLKDEGIRRGTSIEKMASLKPAFKEDGVIHAGNSSQISDGAAALLFMSAEKAKSLGLKPIAKVHTATLAGADPVIMLTAPIPATQKVLKRSGLSIGDIGAYEVNEAFAPVPLAWLKDIGADEKKLNPNGGAIALGHPLGGSGARIMTTLLYHMRDKGIQYGLQTMCEGGGQANATIVELL; from the coding sequence ATGGCTGAAGCCGTCATCGTCGAGGCAGTGCGCTCACCGGTCGGTAAGCGAAACGGCGGGCTGTCGGGCGTCCACCCGGCCGAGCTGTCCGCGCAGGTGCTCAACGGGTTGGTCAGCCGGGCCGGCGTCGACCCCGAAATCGTTGACGACGTGATCTGGGGCTGCGTGATGCAGGCCGGCGAGCAAGCCCTCGACATCGGCCGCACCGCGCTGTTGACGGCCGGCTGGCCGGAGACCGTCCCGGGCGTGACGGTCGACCGTCAATGCGGTTCGAGCCAGCAGTCCATTCACTTCGCCGCGGCCGGCGTCGTGGCCGGGCACTACGACGTGGTCGTCGCCGGCGGTGTGGAGTCGATGTCGCGGACCCCGATGGGTGCCTCGCTGGCCAACGGCGGGCGGCCCTACCCCGACGCGTTCCTGGATCGCTACGACCGCCAGGTCCCCAACCAGGGCGTGGGCGCCGAGATGGTCGCCGAGCAGTGGGGCTTCGACCGAACCACCCTTGACCAGTTCTCCCTCGACTCGCACGAAAAGGCCGCCGCCGCACAGGATTCCGGCGCCTTCGACGACCAGATCGTCGGGATCAAGGACGCCGACGGCAACGTCGTCCTCAAGGACGAAGGCATCCGCCGCGGCACCTCGATCGAGAAGATGGCCTCGCTGAAGCCCGCCTTCAAGGAGGACGGCGTGATCCACGCCGGCAACTCCTCGCAGATCTCCGACGGTGCGGCCGCGCTGCTGTTCATGTCGGCCGAGAAGGCAAAGTCGCTGGGGCTCAAGCCAATTGCGAAGGTGCACACCGCCACGCTGGCCGGCGCCGACCCGGTCATCATGCTGACCGCTCCGATCCCGGCCACCCAGAAGGTGCTGAAGCGCTCCGGGCTGTCGATCGGCGACATCGGGGCTTACGAGGTCAACGAGGCGTTCGCGCCCGTTCCGCTGGCCTGGCTCAAGGACATTGGCGCCGACGAGAAGAAGCTCAACCCCAACGGCGGCGCGATCGCGCTCGGCCACCCGCTCGGTGGTTCGGGCGCGCGCATCATGACCACGCTGCTTTATCATATGCGGGACAAGGGAATTCAGTACGGCCTGCAGACGATGTGTGAGGGCGGCGGCCAGGCCAACGCGACCATCGTCGAGCTGCTGTGA